One part of the Laspinema palackyanum D2c genome encodes these proteins:
- a CDS encoding AAA family ATPase — protein MLFFTGYEILEEIHESSHTIVCRGRKEGQVQTEILKFLKTEYPTPTEIAKFRHQYDVVNSVDIPGIVKPLSLESWSRGLVFIMEDAGPLTVAQLLSTQILDLETFFKIAISLTKSVGELHKSSIIHLDIKPQNLVVNLAPFRVTLIDFGISTRLERSQQTLSNPNLLEGTLAYMSPEQTGRMNRSIDYRTDFYSLGITFYQMLTGELPFSTTDPVEMVHSHIAKQPISPHEVKPKIPPVLSAIVMKLLSKTAEERYQSAYGLSYDLEKGWKQWQETGQIEGFTPGEQDTSDKFQISQKLYGREAEIAALMGAFGRVSKKGESAETPDTHSPGIELMLVSGFSGIGKSVIVQEIHKPIAQQRGYFISGKFDQFNRDIPYQSLIQAFQNLIRQILTETPERLARWQQRIIEALGTEGQVITDVIPELALLIGVQPPVPELAPTETQNRFNLLFQKFIAVFAKKEHPLVLFLDDLQWVDLASLKLIQRLATASESQALLIIGTYRDNEVDAAHPLISVVEQMEQKGAIINRIELQPLQLEHINELIADTLHCSETKSLPLADLIAHKTQGNPFFINQLLKSLYDSNLLTFRFPKGEGRGAWSWKLEQIQAVGMTDNVVELMTQKIQKLAPKVQETLKIAACIGNSFDLKTLAVVREESQIFVARDLWPAVREGFIFSSKNYSFLPESSQETAAFLQDSDFSIEYNFLHDRVQQAAYSLIPESERSNTHLQIGQLMLSHTSSEELESNIFDIATHLNAGLEAIVDSDFKLEVARLNSLAGKKAKASTAYQAAVKHFNIARSLLLETAWQTAYELTFTVYRELAECEYLAGNFKRADELFSILLEQVVDKFDRAEIYNLIMLLSPIRERFQESVQAGLAGLNLMGLEVPETEEELQEAIGIQIQEVQANLTGVNIAELLHRPPMEDPEKQVCMTLLANLWGAPFSEEYMNYNGWCVLSMTRLSLTFGHTDTSAFAYAAYGLMLALQNDYKTGYEFGELALKLLEKSKTPIFGGKVINLFCSAINPYRKPFKTNLPFYNRSYLICRSIGDVVYGVWALFLTLWTRLEIGDSLPEIAKESDKFLLIIRQTNYQSMLYVCLNLQHVIKQFQGIENEFDEVEGLRLWREVNLLIGLNWYYYLKTQFLYTFERYEEALAICREAEPLVPANFGFYPLTKHPFYYGLVLAAVYPTASETEQKEYWFILEQQQQQLQIWAENCPENYQDKFLLVSAEMARISGKELEAMELYRQAIAQAKASGFIQNEALANELAAQFYFCKGWDELGQVYIREASYNYRKWGAEAKVDQLETKYPQFLRRAGQSGSTIDSFETVNSSTESSRSSSLDLFTVMKAAEAFSSEIVLSKMLEKLILILQENAGASKAFLILQTEDRLTVEAAVVSGEKRMVLQSLPVEECHELSTAIVHYVAKTQSDIVLNDATREGLFTQDPYILKHQPKSVLCTTIRHQGKLTGILYFENNLTTDAFTGDRLEVLQVLASQAAISLENALLYRTLEQKVEERTAELAQANGEITILNDRLKADNLRMAAELDVTRRLQQMILPKQAELNAISGLDIAGFMEPAEEVGGDYYDVLQYQDRVKIGIGDVTGHGLESGVLMIMAQTVVRSLLEGNFTDPQEFLDVLNRTVYHNAQRMNCDKTMTLALLDYADGVLQISGQHEEVLVVRSGGKVERIDTIDLGFPIAMVEEIAEFVTTARIELNPGDVVVLYTDGITEAFNLDNQEYGLERLIEVAQKNCYKSAQEIQKAVISDVKGYIGPQKVYDDITLLVLKQKAGD, from the coding sequence ATGCTCTTTTTTACAGGTTATGAAATCTTAGAAGAAATTCATGAAAGTAGTCATACGATTGTTTGCCGAGGGCGCAAAGAAGGCCAAGTCCAGACTGAAATTCTCAAATTCTTAAAAACTGAATATCCCACCCCGACCGAAATTGCTAAATTCCGACATCAATATGATGTGGTAAACTCGGTAGATATCCCCGGTATTGTTAAGCCTTTAAGCCTAGAAAGCTGGAGTCGAGGGCTTGTCTTCATCATGGAAGATGCCGGTCCTTTGACTGTAGCACAACTACTCTCTACTCAAATCCTAGACTTAGAAACCTTTTTTAAAATAGCGATTTCCCTCACGAAAAGTGTGGGAGAACTTCATAAATCCTCAATTATTCATTTAGATATTAAACCGCAAAATCTGGTAGTCAATCTCGCTCCCTTCCGAGTGACCCTCATCGATTTTGGCATTTCTACTCGTCTGGAACGCTCCCAGCAAACCTTGAGTAATCCGAATTTACTCGAAGGAACTTTAGCCTATATGTCCCCGGAACAAACCGGGCGGATGAATCGCTCCATTGACTACCGCACGGACTTCTATTCTCTGGGAATCACATTTTATCAAATGCTCACCGGAGAGCTTCCCTTTTCCACGACGGACCCGGTAGAGATGGTTCATTCTCACATCGCCAAACAACCGATTTCCCCTCATGAAGTTAAGCCCAAAATTCCTCCAGTTCTCAGTGCCATTGTGATGAAACTGTTGTCAAAGACGGCAGAAGAAAGATATCAAAGTGCTTATGGGTTAAGCTACGATTTAGAAAAAGGCTGGAAGCAATGGCAAGAAACCGGTCAGATTGAGGGGTTTACTCCTGGGGAACAGGATACTTCGGACAAATTTCAAATCTCCCAAAAACTTTACGGCAGAGAAGCGGAAATTGCGGCGTTAATGGGGGCGTTTGGACGAGTCAGCAAAAAGGGGGAAAGTGCAGAAACTCCAGATACCCATTCCCCGGGAATCGAACTGATGTTAGTGTCAGGGTTTTCGGGAATTGGCAAATCGGTCATTGTGCAAGAAATTCACAAACCCATTGCCCAACAACGGGGCTATTTTATCTCGGGAAAATTTGACCAATTTAACCGCGATATTCCCTATCAATCCCTGATTCAAGCATTCCAAAACCTAATTCGCCAAATTTTAACCGAAACTCCGGAACGATTGGCCCGTTGGCAACAGCGAATTATCGAAGCGTTAGGAACAGAAGGACAGGTGATCACCGATGTGATTCCGGAATTAGCGTTACTGATTGGTGTGCAGCCTCCGGTTCCGGAACTAGCGCCTACGGAAACCCAAAACCGCTTTAATTTACTGTTTCAAAAGTTTATAGCAGTTTTTGCCAAAAAAGAACACCCCCTAGTCTTATTTTTGGATGATTTGCAGTGGGTAGATTTGGCGTCTTTGAAACTGATTCAACGATTGGCAACGGCGTCAGAAAGTCAGGCTTTACTGATTATTGGGACCTATCGGGATAATGAAGTGGATGCGGCTCATCCGTTAATTTCAGTAGTGGAACAGATGGAGCAAAAAGGAGCGATTATTAATCGGATTGAACTGCAACCCCTACAGTTAGAACATATCAATGAATTGATTGCAGATACTCTGCACTGTTCTGAAACTAAAAGCCTGCCCCTGGCCGATTTAATTGCTCACAAAACTCAAGGTAATCCATTTTTTATCAACCAGTTGCTCAAATCGCTTTATGACAGTAACCTATTAACGTTTCGATTTCCCAAAGGGGAAGGTCGGGGTGCTTGGTCCTGGAAACTGGAGCAAATTCAAGCGGTGGGGATGACGGATAATGTGGTTGAATTAATGACCCAAAAGATTCAAAAACTTGCCCCGAAGGTTCAAGAAACCTTGAAGATAGCCGCTTGTATTGGGAATAGTTTTGATTTGAAAACGTTAGCAGTGGTCCGGGAAGAGTCCCAGATTTTCGTCGCCCGGGACTTGTGGCCCGCCGTGCGGGAAGGATTCATTTTTTCTAGTAAAAATTACAGCTTTTTGCCAGAAAGTAGTCAAGAAACAGCGGCCTTTTTGCAAGATAGCGATTTTAGCATAGAATATAATTTCTTACATGACCGTGTTCAACAGGCGGCTTACTCTTTGATTCCGGAATCAGAACGGTCCAATACTCATTTACAGATTGGTCAGTTAATGCTCAGTCACACGAGTTCTGAAGAGTTGGAGTCGAACATTTTTGATATTGCAACCCATTTGAATGCGGGCCTAGAGGCGATTGTGGACTCTGATTTTAAATTAGAAGTCGCTCGCTTGAATAGTTTAGCAGGCAAAAAAGCGAAAGCTTCTACGGCGTATCAAGCGGCGGTCAAACATTTTAATATCGCCCGGTCTCTGTTGCTGGAAACTGCTTGGCAAACTGCTTATGAGTTGACCTTTACGGTGTATCGAGAACTGGCGGAATGTGAGTATTTAGCCGGTAATTTTAAAAGGGCGGACGAGCTATTTAGCATTTTATTAGAGCAAGTTGTTGATAAATTTGACCGGGCGGAAATTTATAACCTGATTATGCTGCTGTCTCCCATCAGGGAGCGATTTCAGGAATCGGTGCAAGCGGGATTAGCGGGTCTGAATCTGATGGGGTTAGAGGTGCCGGAAACCGAGGAGGAATTGCAAGAGGCGATCGGCATCCAAATACAGGAAGTGCAAGCCAATCTGACGGGAGTTAATATTGCTGAACTCCTGCATCGACCCCCGATGGAAGACCCAGAAAAACAGGTTTGCATGACCCTCCTAGCCAACTTGTGGGGAGCTCCATTTAGTGAAGAATACATGAATTATAATGGCTGGTGTGTGTTAAGCATGACCCGGCTTTCCTTAACCTTTGGTCATACCGATACCTCGGCCTTTGCTTACGCAGCTTACGGATTGATGCTGGCACTCCAAAACGACTATAAAACTGGATATGAATTTGGAGAACTGGCCTTAAAACTCCTGGAAAAATCTAAGACTCCTATTTTTGGCGGCAAGGTAATTAATTTGTTTTGTAGTGCCATCAATCCTTACAGGAAACCCTTTAAGACTAATCTGCCCTTCTATAACCGCTCTTACTTGATTTGCCGGTCTATTGGGGATGTCGTCTATGGAGTATGGGCTTTATTCTTGACACTCTGGACGCGGTTGGAAATTGGGGACAGTCTGCCAGAAATTGCCAAGGAATCTGATAAATTTCTGCTCATCATTCGCCAGACCAATTATCAGAGTATGCTGTACGTTTGCCTAAATTTACAGCACGTGATCAAGCAGTTTCAGGGGATTGAGAACGAGTTTGATGAAGTGGAGGGATTGCGGTTGTGGCGGGAAGTAAATTTACTCATTGGGTTGAACTGGTACTATTATTTAAAAACCCAGTTTTTATATACGTTTGAACGCTATGAGGAAGCCCTCGCCATCTGTCGGGAAGCGGAACCCCTTGTTCCGGCTAACTTTGGGTTTTACCCCCTAACGAAACATCCATTTTATTATGGGTTGGTGTTAGCAGCGGTTTATCCCACGGCATCGGAAACAGAACAGAAAGAGTATTGGTTTATTCTCGAACAACAGCAGCAACAACTCCAGATTTGGGCGGAAAACTGCCCGGAGAATTACCAGGATAAGTTCCTCTTGGTGTCGGCGGAAATGGCGCGAATTTCGGGGAAAGAACTGGAAGCAATGGAACTTTATCGACAGGCGATCGCCCAGGCAAAAGCATCCGGTTTTATTCAAAATGAAGCCCTCGCGAATGAATTGGCGGCGCAGTTCTATTTCTGCAAAGGATGGGATGAACTCGGCCAGGTTTATATCCGAGAAGCGAGCTATAATTACCGAAAATGGGGTGCAGAGGCTAAGGTTGACCAGCTAGAAACTAAATATCCTCAATTTTTACGCAGGGCGGGCCAATCCGGTTCAACGATTGATTCGTTTGAAACTGTTAATTCCTCTACCGAAAGCAGTCGCAGCAGTTCCCTCGATTTGTTTACGGTTATGAAAGCTGCGGAAGCCTTTTCCAGTGAAATTGTCCTCAGTAAAATGCTGGAGAAATTAATTTTAATTCTCCAAGAAAATGCCGGTGCATCTAAAGCTTTTTTAATTTTACAAACCGAGGACCGCTTAACCGTTGAAGCAGCGGTGGTTTCCGGGGAAAAAAGGATGGTTCTGCAATCCCTTCCCGTAGAGGAGTGTCATGAGCTTTCCACGGCAATTGTTCACTATGTCGCCAAAACTCAGTCCGATATCGTGTTAAATGATGCGACTCGCGAAGGACTGTTTACCCAAGACCCATATATTCTAAAACATCAACCGAAATCGGTACTTTGTACCACCATTCGCCATCAAGGGAAACTGACAGGAATTCTCTATTTTGAAAATAACTTAACTACCGATGCCTTTACAGGCGATCGCCTAGAAGTCCTGCAAGTTTTAGCCTCCCAAGCAGCTATTTCCCTAGAAAATGCCCTGCTGTACCGCACCTTGGAACAAAAAGTGGAGGAACGGACCGCTGAATTGGCCCAAGCAAATGGGGAAATTACCATTCTGAACGATCGCCTCAAAGCAGATAATCTTCGCATGGCAGCGGAATTAGATGTCACCCGTCGCCTGCAACAAATGATTTTACCGAAACAGGCGGAACTTAATGCAATTTCCGGGTTAGATATTGCCGGATTTATGGAACCCGCAGAAGAAGTCGGGGGCGATTATTATGATGTGCTGCAATATCAGGACCGGGTGAAAATTGGCATTGGGGATGTGACGGGACATGGGTTAGAAAGTGGGGTATTGATGATTATGGCTCAAACCGTCGTCCGCAGTTTATTGGAAGGCAATTTTACGGACCCCCAGGAATTTTTAGATGTCTTGAATCGTACAGTTTATCATAATGCTCAACGGATGAATTGTGATAAAACTATGACCTTGGCGCTGTTGGATTATGCTGATGGGGTGTTGCAAATTAGTGGACAACATGAAGAAGTGCTGGTGGTGCGATCGGGCGGAAAAGTGGAACGAATTGATACAATTGATTTAGGATTTCCCATTGCAATGGTGGAAGAAATAGCCGAGTTTGTCACCACTGCCCGCATTGAGTTAAATCCAGGGGATGTGGTGGTACTCTACACCGATGGGATTACCGAAGCGTTTAATCTGGATAACCAAGAATATGGATTAGAACGGTTAATTGAAGTGGCCCAAAAAAACTGCTACAAATCGGCGCAAGAAATCCAAAAAGCGGTGATTTCTGATGTTAAAGGATATATTGGTCCACAAAAAGTTTATGATGATATCACCTTACTGGTGCTCAAGCAAAAGGCAGGGGATTGA
- a CDS encoding SpoIIE family protein phosphatase gives MLSFAGYEILEELHESNQTIVCRGRKEGQKQTEILKFLKNEYPTPTEIAKFRHQYEIVKPLNIPGIVKAFSLKNWGRGLVLTMEDAGPFSVEQLLSTQSLDLENFFKIAIPVTTSLGELHQQSIIHLDIKPQNIVVNLDPFRVTLIDFGISTRLERSHQTLSNPNLLEGTLAYMSPEQTGRMNRSIDYRTDFYSLGATFYQMLTGELPFPTTDPLEMVHAHIAKQPILAHQINPNIPPVVSAIVMKLLSKTAEERYQSAYGLIYDLEKCWREWQETGEIEWFTPGEQDASDKFQISQKLYGRVGEIEALMAAFGRVSGTAKNAEFSKPNSPGIELMLVSGFSGIGKSVIVQEIHKPIAQQRGYFISGKFDQFNRDIPYQSLIQAFQNLIRQILTETPERLARWQQRIMEALGTEGQVITDVIPELELLIGEQSPVPELPPTETQNRFNLLFQKFIAVFAQKEHTLVLFLDDLQWVDLASLKLIQRLATASESQALLMIGAYRDNEVDAAHPLISAIEEMEEQGAVINRIELQPLQLEDINQLIADTLRCSVTTSQPLAKLIAQKTQGNPFFINQLLKSLYDSNLLTFEFSQGEGRGAWSWEMDQIQAVGMTDNVVELMTQKIQKLAPKVQESLKIAASIGNSFDLKTLAVVREQSQIAVARDMWPAVREGFIFSSKNYSFLPESSEETAASLEDSYFSIEYKFLHDRVQQAAYSLIPESERSNTHLQIGQLILSHTGSEELESKIFDIVTHLNAGRESIFDPNLKLEVARLNSLAGKKAKASTAYEAAVKHLAIARSLLPETAWDTAYKLTFTLYRELAECEYLAGNFQEADQLFTILLERVFDKFDRAEIYNLIVLLTITQERFQESVQAGLAGMKLMGLDVPETEEELQEAIGLQMQEVQANLSEVNIAELLHRPPMEDPEKQVCMTLLANFWGASFGGGYINYNVWCVLSMTRLSLTFGNAETSAFAYSAYGLMLALQNHYKTGYEFGEVALKLLDKSKTPIFGGKVINLFCNAVNPYRKPFTTNLALYDRSYFICRSVGDVIYGVWALFLRLWTRLEMGDSLPEIAKEAEKSLITIRQTNYQSMVYAGLNLQQVIKQFQGIENEFDEAEGLRLWREGNLISGVNWYYYLKTQVLYTFERYEEALAICQEADPLFPANFGFFPQTKHPFYYGLVLAAVYPTASETEQKQYWAFLENQQQKLQIWAENCPENYQDKFLLLSAEMARISGKELEAMELYRQAIAQAKESGFTQDEALANELAAQFYFRKGWDEIGKVYIREAAYNYQKWGADAKVQQLETKYPQVLRRASPSGSPINSFQTVNSSTGSSRGSSLDLFTVMKASEAFSSEIILSKMLEKLIQILQENAGASKAFLILQTEDRLTVEAAVISGEERIVLQSIPVEECEDISSAIVNYVAKTQSDVVLNNATREGLFTQDPYILKHQPKSVLCTTIRHQGKLTGILYFENNLTTDAFTGDRLEVLQVLASQAAISLENALLYRTLEQKVEERTAELAQANAEITILNERLKADNVRMAAELDVTRRLQQMILPKQAELNAISGLDIAGFMEPAEEVGGDYYDVLQYQDRVKIGIGDVTGHGLESGVLMIMAQTVVRSLLEGNFTNPQAFLDVLNRTVYHNAQRMNCDKTMTLALLDYAEGVLQISGQHEEVLVVRSSGKVERIDTIDLGFPIAMVEDMAEFVSTARIELNPGDVVLLYTDGITEAFNLDKQEYGLERLIKVAQQNCQKSAQEIQEAVISDVKGYIGQQKVYDDITLLVLKQKAGD, from the coding sequence ATGCTCTCTTTTGCGGGTTATGAAATCTTAGAAGAACTTCATGAAAGTAATCAAACGATTGTTTGTCGAGGCCGCAAGGAAGGCCAAAAGCAGACGGAAATTCTCAAATTCTTAAAAAATGAATATCCGACCCCAACAGAAATTGCTAAATTCCGACATCAATATGAAATTGTCAAGCCGTTAAATATCCCAGGGATTGTTAAAGCTTTCAGCCTCAAAAACTGGGGTAGAGGTCTAGTTTTAACGATGGAAGATGCCGGCCCTTTCTCTGTAGAGCAACTGCTTTCTACTCAAAGTCTGGACTTAGAAAACTTTTTTAAAATCGCGATTCCCGTTACGACCAGTTTAGGAGAACTCCATCAACAATCCATTATTCATTTGGATATTAAACCCCAAAATATTGTGGTCAATCTCGACCCCTTCCGAGTGACCCTGATAGATTTTGGCATTTCTACTCGTCTGGAACGCTCCCACCAAACCTTGAGTAATCCGAATTTACTCGAAGGCACTCTGGCCTATATGTCCCCGGAACAAACCGGGCGGATGAATCGTTCCATTGACTACCGCACGGACTTTTATTCTCTGGGGGCGACCTTTTATCAAATGCTCACGGGGGAACTCCCATTTCCCACAACGGACCCGTTAGAAATGGTTCATGCTCATATTGCTAAACAACCGATTCTCGCCCATCAAATTAATCCAAATATTCCTCCGGTGGTGAGTGCCATTGTCATGAAATTGCTCTCCAAAACAGCGGAAGAACGGTATCAAAGCGCCTATGGGTTAATTTACGATTTAGAGAAATGCTGGAGAGAATGGCAAGAAACCGGCGAAATTGAGTGGTTTACCCCAGGGGAACAGGATGCCTCGGATAAATTCCAAATCTCCCAGAAACTTTACGGCAGAGTAGGGGAAATTGAGGCTTTAATGGCGGCATTTGGACGAGTCAGCGGAACCGCCAAAAATGCAGAATTTTCAAAGCCTAATTCACCGGGAATTGAACTGATGTTAGTGTCAGGGTTTTCCGGGATTGGCAAATCGGTGATTGTTCAAGAAATTCACAAACCCATCGCCCAACAACGGGGCTATTTTATCTCGGGAAAATTTGACCAATTCAACCGGGATATCCCTTATCAATCCCTGATTCAAGCCTTCCAAAATCTGATTCGGCAAATATTAACAGAAACCCCGGAACGATTGGCGCGTTGGCAACAGCGGATTATGGAGGCGTTAGGAACGGAAGGGCAGGTGATCACCGATGTAATTCCGGAATTAGAGTTGCTGATTGGGGAACAGTCTCCAGTTCCTGAACTGCCACCCACGGAAACCCAAAACCGATTTAATTTACTATTTCAAAAGTTTATAGCCGTTTTTGCCCAAAAAGAACATACCCTCGTGCTGTTTTTGGATGATTTGCAGTGGGTGGATTTGGCTTCGTTGAAGCTGATTCAACGCTTGGCAACCGCTTCGGAAAGTCAGGCTTTACTGATGATTGGGGCCTATCGGGATAATGAAGTGGATGCGGCTCATCCGTTAATCTCGGCGATCGAGGAAATGGAGGAACAAGGTGCAGTGATTAATCGGATCGAACTGCAACCGCTACAGCTAGAAGATATTAATCAATTGATTGCCGATACGCTACGTTGTTCAGTGACGACCAGTCAACCTCTGGCGAAGTTAATTGCTCAAAAAACTCAAGGCAATCCATTTTTTATCAACCAGTTACTTAAGTCGCTTTATGACAGCAATCTGTTAACATTTGAGTTTTCCCAAGGGGAAGGCCGGGGTGCTTGGTCTTGGGAAATGGACCAAATTCAAGCCGTGGGGATGACGGATAATGTGGTTGAATTAATGACCCAAAAGATTCAGAAACTGGCCCCCAAAGTTCAGGAAAGTTTGAAGATCGCCGCTTCTATTGGGAATAGTTTTGATTTGAAAACTTTGGCGGTGGTCCGGGAACAGTCTCAAATTGCAGTCGCCCGGGATATGTGGCCTGCTGTGCGAGAAGGATTTATTTTTTCTAGTAAGAATTATAGCTTTTTACCAGAAAGTAGTGAAGAAACTGCTGCGTCTTTAGAAGATAGCTATTTCAGTATAGAATATAAGTTCTTACATGACCGCGTTCAACAGGCGGCGTACTCTTTAATTCCTGAATCAGAACGGTCTAATACTCACTTACAGATTGGCCAGTTAATTCTCAGTCACACGGGTTCTGAGGAGTTGGAGTCTAAAATTTTTGATATTGTTACCCATTTGAATGCGGGTCGGGAGTCGATTTTTGACCCTAATTTAAAATTAGAAGTCGCTCGCTTGAATAGTTTAGCAGGGAAAAAAGCGAAAGCGTCTACGGCCTACGAAGCGGCGGTCAAGCATTTGGCGATCGCCCGGTCTTTGTTACCCGAAACTGCTTGGGATACGGCTTACAAACTCACCTTCACCCTGTATCGTGAACTGGCGGAATGTGAGTATTTAGCGGGGAATTTCCAGGAGGCGGATCAGCTATTTACTATCCTATTAGAGCGAGTTTTTGATAAATTTGACCGAGCGGAAATTTATAACCTGATTGTGCTGCTGACGATTACCCAGGAGCGATTTCAGGAATCGGTGCAAGCCGGATTAGCGGGGATGAAACTAATGGGGTTAGATGTGCCAGAAACCGAGGAGGAATTGCAAGAGGCGATCGGGCTACAAATGCAGGAAGTACAAGCCAATTTGAGCGAAGTTAATATTGCTGAACTCCTGCACCGACCCCCGATGGAAGACCCGGAAAAACAGGTTTGCATGACCCTCTTAGCCAACTTCTGGGGGGCTTCATTTGGCGGGGGGTACATCAATTATAATGTCTGGTGTGTGTTAAGCATGACCCGACTTTCCTTAACTTTTGGCAATGCGGAAACTTCGGCGTTTGCTTACTCGGCTTATGGGTTGATGCTGGCACTGCAAAACCACTATAAAACCGGGTATGAATTTGGAGAAGTTGCCTTAAAACTACTGGACAAATCCAAGACTCCTATTTTTGGGGGTAAGGTGATTAATTTGTTTTGTAATGCCGTCAATCCTTACCGGAAACCCTTTACCACTAATCTGGCCCTATATGACCGCTCTTACTTCATTTGCCGGTCCGTAGGGGATGTGATCTATGGGGTATGGGCTTTATTTTTGAGACTTTGGACCCGCTTAGAAATGGGGGATAGTCTGCCAGAAATCGCGAAAGAAGCGGAGAAATCTCTGATTACGATTCGCCAGACCAATTATCAAAGTATGGTCTACGCTGGCCTGAATTTGCAGCAGGTCATCAAGCAGTTTCAGGGGATTGAGAACGAGTTTGATGAAGCGGAAGGATTGCGGTTGTGGCGCGAGGGCAATTTAATCAGTGGGGTGAACTGGTACTATTATTTAAAAACCCAGGTTTTATATACCTTTGAACGCTATGAGGAAGCCCTCGCCATCTGTCAGGAAGCCGACCCCCTATTTCCGGCTAACTTTGGGTTTTTTCCCCAAACAAAACATCCGTTTTATTATGGTTTGGTGTTAGCAGCGGTTTATCCTACGGCATCGGAAACCGAACAGAAACAGTATTGGGCTTTTCTGGAAAACCAGCAGCAAAAACTCCAAATTTGGGCGGAAAACTGCCCGGAGAATTATCAGGATAAGTTCTTGTTACTGTCGGCAGAAATGGCGCGAATTTCCGGTAAAGAACTGGAAGCGATGGAACTTTATCGGCAGGCGATCGCCCAGGCAAAAGAATCAGGATTTACTCAAGATGAAGCCCTCGCGAATGAACTAGCCGCACAGTTTTATTTCCGCAAAGGATGGGATGAAATCGGCAAGGTTTATATTCGAGAAGCCGCTTATAATTACCAAAAATGGGGCGCAGATGCCAAGGTTCAACAGTTAGAAACTAAATATCCTCAAGTTTTACGCAGGGCGAGTCCATCCGGTTCACCGATTAATTCATTCCAAACCGTTAACTCCTCCACGGGAAGCAGTCGTGGTAGTTCCCTGGATTTGTTTACGGTGATGAAAGCTTCGGAAGCATTTTCTAGCGAAATTATCCTCAGCAAAATGCTGGAAAAATTAATTCAAATTCTCCAAGAAAATGCCGGTGCATCTAAAGCCTTTTTAATTTTACAAACCGAAGACCGATTAACCGTTGAAGCAGCGGTAATTTCCGGTGAAGAAAGGATAGTTTTGCAATCGATTCCCGTAGAAGAATGCGAGGACATTTCCTCCGCAATTGTTAATTATGTGGCCAAAACTCAGTCCGATGTGGTGTTAAATAATGCGACAAGGGAAGGACTGTTTACCCAAGACCCCTATATTCTTAAACATCAACCGAAATCAGTGCTTTGTACCACGATTCGCCATCAAGGGAAACTGACAGGAATTCTCTATTTTGAAAATAACTTAACCACTGATGCCTTTACAGGCGATCGCCTAGAAGTCCTACAAGTCTTAGCCTCACAAGCGGCTATTTCCCTAGAAAATGCTTTGCTATACCGCACCCTGGAACAGAAAGTCGAGGAACGGACCGCTGAATTGGCGCAAGCGAATGCGGAAATTACTATTCTGAATGAGCGCCTAAAAGCCGATAATGTTCGCATGGCAGCAGAATTAGATGTCACCCGTCGCCTGCAACAAATGATTTTACCGAAACAGGCGGAACTTAATGCGATTTCTGGGTTAGATATTGCTGGATTTATGGAACCTGCCGAAGAAGTCGGGGGCGATTATTATGATGTGCTGCAATATCAGGACCGGGTGAAAATTGGCATCGGGGATGTGACGGGACATGGGTTAGAAAGTGGGGTGTTGATGATTATGGCTCAAACCGTTGTCCGTAGTTTATTGGAAGGGAATTTTACCAATCCCCAGGCATTTTTAGATGTTCTGAATCGCACAGTTTATCATAATGCTCAACGGATGAATTGTGATAAAACGATGACTTTAGCCCTGTTGGATTATGCTGAGGGGGTTTTGCAAATCAGCGGACAACATGAAGAAGTTTTGGTGGTGCGCTCTTCGGGAAAAGTAGAACGAATTGACACCATCGATTTAGGATTTCCCATTGCAATGGTGGAAGACATGGCGGAGTTTGTCTCCACCGCCCGCATCGAGTTAAATCCAGGGGATGTAGTCTTGCTTTATACCGATGGAATTACGGAAGCGTTTAATCTGGATAAGCAAGAATATGGATTAGAACGGTTGATTAAGGTGGCGCAGCAAAACTGCCAAAAATCCGCGCAGGAAATCCAAGAGGCGGTGATTTCTGATGTGAAGGGATATATCGGTCAACAAAAAGTTTATGATGATATCACCTTACTGGTGCTCAAGCAGAAGGCAGGGGATTGA